The following proteins come from a genomic window of Synechococcus sp. MW101C3:
- a CDS encoding response regulator transcription factor, with the protein MRVQPLIQIIDHEPHVLEVLAPLLEQVGWRVLHADDGHHGQAMALQHQPHLIVLDLLLPKLDGLSVLQRLRRDRRTARVPVMVLTALASKEDRLKAFNCGADDYVLKPFEVEEVFVRIRSLLRHQLETPLALATPEILSYGPLRLCPEQLEALWFDQVVCLTRKEFELLHCLLQRHGQAVSWGVMLKEVWGYSPGDDIECIRTHIRHLRTKIEPDPGRPQFLKTIYGVGYCLDLPHQQRQAMA; encoded by the coding sequence TTGCGTGTTCAGCCCCTGATCCAAATCATCGACCACGAGCCTCACGTTCTTGAGGTGCTGGCCCCGTTACTGGAGCAGGTGGGCTGGCGCGTTCTTCACGCCGATGATGGACATCACGGCCAGGCCATGGCCTTGCAGCACCAGCCCCATCTGATCGTGCTCGACCTGCTGCTGCCCAAGCTGGATGGCCTCTCGGTGCTGCAGCGCCTGCGGCGCGATCGGCGCACCGCGCGGGTGCCGGTGATGGTGCTCACGGCGCTGGCCAGCAAGGAAGACAGGCTCAAGGCCTTCAACTGCGGCGCCGACGACTACGTCCTCAAGCCCTTCGAGGTGGAGGAGGTGTTCGTGCGCATCCGATCCCTGCTGCGCCACCAGCTGGAAACGCCGCTGGCCTTGGCCACCCCGGAGATCCTGTCCTACGGGCCGCTCAGGCTCTGTCCTGAACAGCTGGAGGCGCTCTGGTTCGATCAGGTTGTTTGCCTTACCCGCAAGGAGTTTGAGCTGCTGCATTGCCTGTTGCAGCGCCACGGCCAGGCTGTGTCATGGGGGGTGATGCTCAAGGAGGTGTGGGGCTACTCCCCTGGCGATGACATCGAGTGCATCCGCACCCATATCCGCCACCTCAGAACCAAGATCGAGCCGGATCCCGGCCGACCCCAGTTTCTGAAGACGATCTATGGCGTGGGCTACTGCCTGGATCTTCCCCATCAACAGCGCCAAGCGATGGCCTGA
- a CDS encoding CsbD family protein, translating to MNKLQFKGEWHELKGKLRQKFAELTDDDVDYAEGQEEELLGHLQKKLGKTQEELAQLVNTP from the coding sequence ATGAACAAGCTCCAGTTCAAAGGTGAATGGCACGAGCTCAAAGGAAAGCTCCGGCAGAAGTTTGCCGAACTCACCGATGACGACGTGGATTACGCCGAGGGCCAAGAAGAGGAGTTGCTTGGTCATCTCCAGAAGAAGCTTGGCAAGACCCAGGAAGAACTTGCCCAACTGGTAAACACACCCTGA
- a CDS encoding DUF1328 domain-containing protein, protein MLNYAITFLVIAIIAAVLGFGGIAGSAAGIAQILFLVFLVLALLSFFTGRRNVL, encoded by the coding sequence ATGCTGAACTATGCCATCACTTTCCTAGTCATTGCAATCATCGCCGCCGTTCTCGGCTTCGGTGGTATCGCCGGATCAGCTGCAGGCATCGCCCAGATCCTGTTCCTTGTCTTCCTCGTGCTTGCCCTGCTCTCCTTCTTCACCGGCCGGCGCAACGTGCTGTGA
- a CDS encoding CsbD family protein: MPCSPSSPAGATCCEYPREQRCSDHIHLIASPPFPIVIVTMNHQARSLRQLVAACLGLAFSLLVLIATPAMSAPAHASDVFVSSTSTLPLAATTGRIKAGAKEFEGKTQESIGNVTGNKGDRLAGKAKQAEAKVRNTVEDIKDKAARG, translated from the coding sequence TTGCCCTGCTCTCCTTCTTCACCGGCCGGCGCAACGTGCTGTGAATACCCGCGAGAACAACGCTGTTCAGATCACATCCACCTGATCGCATCACCTCCTTTTCCCATCGTCATCGTCACCATGAATCACCAAGCTCGTTCACTGCGCCAGCTGGTTGCCGCCTGCCTTGGGCTGGCCTTCAGCCTTTTGGTGTTGATCGCCACGCCTGCCATGAGCGCTCCCGCCCATGCCTCAGATGTCTTCGTCAGCAGCACCTCCACCTTGCCGCTGGCCGCCACCACCGGCCGCATCAAAGCGGGTGCCAAGGAATTCGAGGGCAAGACCCAGGAATCCATCGGCAACGTCACTGGCAACAAGGGTGATCGTCTGGCCGGCAAGGCGAAACAGGCCGAAGCCAAGGTTCGCAATACTGTCGAAGACATCAAGGACAAGGCCGCAAGGGGCTGA
- a CDS encoding mechanosensitive ion channel domain-containing protein — protein sequence MTFERLEKLFTSPLLPLGRQSFSLLWILQVLLLLLAVSLAARELKRLLAGRVLLWFSLPEGRREAVATLVSLGLAALGYVVVAQGMGLDIGALAVVFGALGVGIGFGLQELTRNLTSGLTLLMEGKLKVGDQIEFGDTTGFIREISIRSTVIRTFQGAEIVVPNSSITNAPVKNLSYQSPDGRVDVAVTVAHGSDPLAVTEVLLDAALAEPTVLTDPPPKVLLHGLQGQGMAFELWAWTSAIQAGLSLRSSLNYAIEQGLRERHIELAGARQQVQLLSSRRAVEEDGAGPDWSPLRASLPDHPCFSSMDDRRLRELVGSGARRSLPAGTVLVHQGDEGRSFHLVLSGAVDAIHETDRVSRKLFTFTAGEFFGELPLLLQVPYPTSMVTSQETMLFVVPSGSFRALLASRPDFADTVAQEVARRSDVLRSYQDCLRQRGLLDDADVHQPLQWFRERLRRVLAVRSPIATAETQTVATRASP from the coding sequence GTGACGTTCGAACGCCTGGAGAAGCTGTTCACATCGCCGTTGCTGCCGCTGGGGCGCCAGAGCTTCTCCCTGCTCTGGATTCTGCAGGTGCTGCTGTTGCTGCTGGCCGTGAGCCTGGCGGCGCGGGAGCTGAAGCGGCTGCTGGCCGGTCGCGTGCTGCTCTGGTTTTCCCTGCCGGAGGGCCGTCGCGAGGCGGTGGCCACGCTGGTTTCTCTGGGGCTGGCCGCCCTGGGGTATGTGGTGGTGGCCCAGGGGATGGGGCTCGACATCGGCGCCCTTGCTGTGGTGTTCGGCGCTCTGGGGGTGGGGATCGGCTTCGGCCTGCAGGAGCTCACCCGCAATCTCACCAGTGGCCTCACCCTGCTGATGGAGGGGAAGCTGAAGGTGGGCGACCAGATTGAATTCGGCGACACCACCGGCTTCATCCGCGAGATCTCGATCCGCTCCACCGTGATCCGCACCTTCCAGGGCGCCGAGATCGTGGTGCCCAATTCGTCCATCACCAACGCGCCGGTGAAGAACCTCAGTTATCAGAGCCCCGACGGGCGAGTGGATGTGGCGGTCACGGTGGCCCATGGCAGCGACCCGCTGGCCGTGACCGAGGTGCTGCTGGATGCCGCCCTCGCCGAGCCCACGGTGTTGACCGATCCGCCGCCGAAGGTGCTGCTGCACGGCCTCCAGGGCCAGGGGATGGCGTTCGAGCTCTGGGCCTGGACCTCGGCGATCCAAGCCGGCCTCAGCCTGCGCAGTTCACTCAACTACGCGATCGAGCAGGGGCTGCGCGAACGGCACATCGAACTGGCCGGAGCCCGACAGCAGGTCCAGCTGCTGTCCTCCAGGCGCGCGGTGGAAGAGGACGGAGCAGGCCCGGACTGGAGCCCCTTGCGGGCGTCACTGCCCGACCATCCCTGCTTCAGCAGCATGGATGATCGACGCCTGCGGGAACTCGTGGGCAGCGGCGCCCGCCGCTCGCTGCCCGCCGGCACGGTGCTGGTCCACCAGGGTGACGAGGGCCGCTCCTTCCACCTGGTGCTGAGTGGCGCGGTGGATGCGATCCATGAAACGGACCGGGTGAGCCGCAAGCTGTTCACCTTCACCGCAGGTGAGTTCTTCGGTGAACTGCCGCTGCTGCTCCAGGTGCCCTATCCCACGTCGATGGTGACGTCCCAGGAGACGATGCTGTTCGTGGTTCCCAGCGGCAGCTTTCGCGCCCTGCTGGCCTCCAGGCCCGACTTCGCCGACACAGTCGCCCAGGAGGTGGCCCGTCGCAGCGACGTGCTGCGCAGCTATCAAGACTGCCTGCGCCAGCGCGGACTGCTCGACGACGCTGATGTTCACCAACCCCTGCAGTGGTTCCGTGAGCGCCTGCGCCGCGTGCTCGCCGTTCGCAGCCCGATCGCCACGGCTGAGACGCAGACAGTGGCCACCCGCGCAAGCCCTTGA